A region of the Plasmodium vinckei vinckei genome assembly, chromosome: PVVCY_11 genome:
CTACCATTAAatcttcaaaaaaaaaagtagaaAATAAGGGCAATAAAATAAGTGAGCcgaatttatttaaagacataaaaaacttaatatattttttagatGATATCGGATGTTTCGatgtaaattttattattgataAAAGAACATTTGAAGAGGATTATATTCCAAaaccatttttaaaaatggcacgtatgtatttatacataaaagtaaaaaaaaaaatatacgaagattttttgtttaataaaGAAGATTTGATtgaatatgcatatactcacaatatttcaaattataaagaatatataaatgcagaaaataataatgcggaatattttaaatcttGCACCGATTTAATTTGCTTATATCTGTTCGAAAATTTTTCTTCCATATTAGACAGCTTATTggtatttaataataataaattttttgaatgGTATACTAAAGTTAATGAAGAATGCAATAACGGTAATGAGAAAATAAATGGTAACAATTTGGACTATCAAAATAGAGTTACTAATACAGAAATGAAAAACGAAAAtagtttatatatagataatattaatgtaAATCCTTTAGATATGTATTCTGGCaatgcatataaattgGATGGAAGTAGTGATATAAAGAGTACAGATTTTTcagaaacaaataaaataccaAATGAtcaagtaaaaaataataaaaagctACATAAGAAAAGTTGGTCCTTTAATAATAAGGACAAAgaagttttaaaaaacctttttttctataattattttcaagatgataaaaaaaatgaggaTAACAATGATAATCTTCGTAAAGCATTAACCATTGCAAATTTCAAACAGAAGGAATcaaaactaaaaaaatttaatacaaTGCATACAGTtctacaaaataataaaacactagaggaaataaataagaacCAACTTCACAAAGGTAAAACGGAATTAGATTTTGGGAAAATGCtctctatatataaacaaaatgaaacgAATGATAGTGACTAtagtaatattatattaattcgTATGTATAAAAGCGACACAATTTTATCACATATTAAATGCATTGAGAAAGCATTTTTagaatgtaaaaaatttaatgaaaaatttttacttttttcaaaaaatctTGTTAAActgaattttataaaaattgacGGTAAAGTAGAGCAATTAACAAGTTTGGTTTTAACGATGTCTGAAAATCATTTTCAGCTACGAGAAAAATTTTACAAGAATCGTAAAGAGATAGAAGacaatgataaaaaaatagagcgtaaatcaaatgaaaatatagtaaaaatagatgatgaagaaaactttaatttaaatgtaaATCAAAATTTAGAAATGTTTTTACAATGTCAAATATATAGTGGAAATAAATCAAGCAGATGGATAATAGGCTTGTTAAATGATGTAAGCATATCTATATGTTTTGAACATTATCAATTATTTcgtaaacattttttatttcagaATTTGAATGTAATTTATACTATTGATAACTTGCCTATGCATATTAAATGGAGTTCCCTGAAGAACAATtgtaacataaaaaaattgaaaaatgtaaaaaattttgaagCTGCTATAAATAGCATatctaatttatataataattttttaaagctAGCTCATAGAAATGTTGTaaagaaattattaaaacatgATACAaccaaaatattatataaacacaAAGATAAATGGGtcacgaaaaaaaaaacaacaaatTTTGATACCAACTCAAATGTAATTACAGAAGAAAACTGTACAAATCGTCGAGGAAATGTTTGCAATGATtctgaatataataatgttgatgatgataaacaaaatatggcattttcttatatatacaaaataaataaaaatgatataaaaaacttcaatgaaatttataaaattattaaaaataaatatcttAATTTCATTcctaaaaattatgataaaaatgatttattttgcCATGTTATCAAACATGTATTTATGAATTGTAATGAACTTAAGATATTGCCCtgtcttaaaaaaaaggataaCATATATTCACTTTATTGGGACAATATGTATGActgtattaatatatatccattctgcaaatatttaaacgcactaacattttttatgttagaTTTAGGTCTAACTATTTTATTGCCATATTTTGAAATTGacaatattattcatttgcATAAAATGGTCAACGAAGATAATAATAGGAGTGAACATAAAAGCACTTCAACTGAAACAATTGATAAAGAATTTGatattataattgttaatgatgaaagaataaaaaacaatatagaAGATACTagtaattcatttttagatattaaaaaagatcAACCATATAATTCTAAAAGCATTATAAACAATGATtcaaatcaaaataaaaactatGGCAAAGTTTGCAATTTAACACCTGTACTTTTAAGGAATGCAATAAGAAAAACATTTTTGGCATTtacacattttataaaagaatgtttagacaaaaaaaatttatctacaattttgtatttatttgattatattttttctgatTTTAagcaaaataatgaaattattGGATTAGTAAAATGCGTAACAAATATACCACTACTGGTTATACTATATTGCGACATGTTGGACttgaaaagaaatatacTTAAATATGTGGATTGTGAAGACGAAGAggaaaacatatataatgaaataaaaggaTGTGACgtgaaaaataatgaaacaaaaaattatgaaatagTTAGTGATATAGTAAATAGCGATTTGGAGAAGCTTAATGGAATGAGCAATAAAGATGATGAAACTAAAAGTATTGATTACAATACCAATACATTTCattctttttcatataacaataaaaattttagcGACACAAAAATTACATGTCTAAATAGCTTtattaaaagtaaaaataacgATTTTAATTcagatttattttataattttgattgcatcaattttattaaacacAATGAAAGCCgccaaatatattattctaaatatttttacttatttaATTTGAATGAAATAACTTTTATAAATGCTGGTTTGTATTCAGTACATAGTCTTTCTCTATTAATAGATGCGAATATCATAGTTAAATTGACCTTTGAAAATTTGACCAGCATATTGAATGGGAATCTTTACCcacatatatttcattattgtgattttttaaatatgagTGAACATAACAAAAGCGAACTATTGGATGATAAAGGCAAAGAAAAAGATTGCTTTGAGGGTCTCATGTACAATGCGATAAAAATTCCATATGATTTCAAAATAATCGTTTACAACAAATCATTGTTACATATGATTGTTGAACTATACAATGAAAACGAAGgaacaaattttttaaacaaattaaaaaattttcgaTTATTAATAACCCTTGATAGTAACAAATCTGATGAATtagacaaaaaatatatgtatgttcataatatatgcgatataaaaaacataataggaaataaatttaaaaatgataatatcgaagaaatattatttttattagggtatagtaaaatatgtaatgcAGAATTACTAAGTAATACAATAATTGaggaatatttaataaataattatgaagaTCTTATGctatcattatataaaaatgttaaatatttaaaatgggacatattaaatagaaatgatttaaatactcttttaaatacatttttattaaatattaaatttaatagtaataatattttgtatttgaAAAGTTTGCCTATCttttattctttaaatcattcaacatttttaaatatattagataaaaataaaaattatattgtaATAAATTCAAAGAATATAGACTTGTTTGCTCTTATAGTATCTGAAATTATAGAATACTATGATATTAATACTAATAACAAACCATATCCAATAtctaataaaattgatactataaatatttgtgaGTATAATGAGGATAATATAAGGGGAAATTATATTCAAGCTAAcaacaatatttataatgacaataataatagaataaataattgCACAGTAAACTGTAGTAAGAGAGATAGCAGTGAAAATTTGTTCACTATAGACAATAGTCATGAGAAAGGCAAGATTTCTAATATAACGAAATTCGacgaaaataaaaaggatgAAGAATTTTTACAATCAAATTTGCAATTAACTAATGGGGTTGCTTCAGATTATGATGATACTTATGATGATGACACTGATTCGTATAAAAtgtgtaataatataaataatgaaaatatgatatataaaattaagtatatatttttacaccattttgaaattaatataaacgTTTGGAAacacataaatatagaatgCTGGAATTTCTATAACATtattaaacaatttttttatggtgTTTTAGTAAATAgcattaatgaaaaattatttcagAATATTATgctttacatatataaagaatacGAAGAGGTTGTTGAAAAGAAATATGGAGAGacaaataataagaataattatttaaacaatatttataatgccaaaaatttaattaattctGAATCTTCttatgaatattattttaaggACATTTTTTGTGAACTAAGAGAATTACGCTTAAAATTCAAAAACAATTTCCTAATTTCACAACtctataataaaaatgatgatatatttaaagaattTATAAATGACAATAGgctatttaaatttgtgcatttatcaaattttaaatacgAGCAAGAATTCTTAGAAAGTATGCACTTTCATGTAATGCCTAATATAACAGAGTTAAACGAcattttatcaattttaatttatgttttaaataataaaaataatttattagattcatttgatataaaaattattcttaATAGTATTCATACCGATTGTAGTAAATACAATActaattttaatgaaacgcatttagataaaaaaattaattctaTACTGAAATAcgctaataataattttcaaatcttaatcaaaaataagaatgacaactttgtttatttattaaaatcgttaatacataaattaatggatacaaataaattttcagaacaaataaaaagttacacaaatttgtataatttttatagacAGAATAATAACtcaaatattcaaaatattattgagAAGGAAacatcaaaaataaataatggcATATCAAGTTACTATGACAATAATAATCACCTTGACAATTTTAAGGGGAATGAATATACTGTAGAAGGAAATAATGAACCTGATACtggtaataataacaatgaCAATAATGCTTATTCAGGAAATgacattaaatataataataattttaatgaatgtgacgaaaaaaatgacaatCCACTTGCTCTCAATAAACAGGATacagaaaattataaacataataaaagaaaaacgaTATGATTAGATGGGTCATATAAGATATTTATCTTGttaattaaaacaaaataggTCAATAACCTTTGATACTTTTATAAATCCCCTAATTTACTATTAAACTTATGAAACATTTATTAggagaaaataaaaatacgcatttttcatttttttataaaggACACACATAATTTGGGGCAACGGAAGAAATTTGATATTTAGTTGAAAACGTGggttgtaaaaaaaataatagcaaTATTAATACATGCGTTAATGTGTTCATATGTTTTGCCAccctattttttatttatatatattattttccccTTTGTTccgtatatacatatattgtatatgtTTCATTTGTGAACTtctagtatttttttatttcacaCAGAACATGAATGGTGCAATTGTAAAGTTTTATgcaaaaattatgtaactattttttttgtggacatttttatatgaagaaattatatattgatattttatttttttgtgtatacaaattaaaatttgtttattttgtattattccttttttttagcattatttttttggttcaattaaaaaatatataactttttaaaaaaaaaatacgcataaaaatgtgaaaatCATACACAATAGACACATACTATTTTAGATTTAtcgcatatatatttttaatcaaCCTATTGAAATTGcgttaaaataaatgtacattttttaatacccctaaaaaacaaaattttcaaaaaaaattatgttaatGATGCATTTTTcaaagtaataatatatgtgcatttttttgtatataaaatgggGAACACTGCAACTAACactgttataaaaaatacgaACCCTgatactaaaaaatataatattttaattttaggCCTTAATGGGTCAGGGAAAactacattattatatcataACATTATACCAGGTTAGTAACATAATTTAGAAAACATGTCTAAAgcatttgaaaaaattatatatatcttagTTGAACATGCATAAGCTTTAgctcaaaatatatattaaacaatataaacatgtgtgtgcatttttcttttataaaagaatGGTCAAATATAACTTCATCTATGGAACCAACAATATCATATCACTATGAAGAGGTTAAATTAATGAATGCAAGAATCGGCTTTTGGGACATTTCAGGAAACGTTATAGTTAGTTTCTATTgatgtttattttatcttttatttttaagatGTTTTGTTTCAACGTTTTTTACTTCACTTTTTGTAGATGAGAAATATATGGCAACTAATTTATCGGAACATAATGGCAAATGCAGTTTTATAcgttattaatataatggACATATCAGATGAAGCAGTGACAGAAAACAATTCACTCATAAGtctattattaaatgatgAATGTTTGCAAACATCGTGCATAGTTTTAGTATTTAACACTTTTAACGAAGTGGATAAAATAGATGAAACTACTAAAAACGAATTACTAATtagatataaaattaaagattTGATTGATAATTATGGAAATAGAattcatcatatttttttagattGCAAAAGTTGCAAATTGGACAAAAACTGGATGAATTTAATGCATCAAatttcttattatttttaaaaaaaagtaaaaccAGTATTGCTAACTAAATTGCAAATTCGTTTTAGATATAGAttgcaatatttttttaactactttatgaaataataacCGAATTAAGCATAGCATGTCCATTTGTCATTTAATGGCAAGCCATGTAATTATATGTGTGTGCGGAAAATTGGGAGCATGAAAAGTACTATAAGGTATGATAGACCTTTAAATGAGATGAAGAATTATTACTGCATACTTAAAAATATCCGTGAAAATGCggacaaaaaattatatgaataaatttttttatgcaaaCTGAaggttatatataattcattaaaTTAAAGAAGCTTGTCTGTAATTTTTAGGGCTTTAAATTAAAGGGAATATTAagggaaaaataaaaatgaatgcatgttttttgtttatatttttaatttttatatgatattttgaatatttatatgacaagtcttttataaaaattaaaattttccaaaaaaaatgtatatacatgCTTATATTATGTGCATGAATATGTTAAAAGTATAACGCATGAGTATGacttttgtaattttttttcgtatGTATCATTAGCCATGCGCTATAAATAAAAcggaaaattattttgaaagctttctttttatgaaataattttaaacatTTATAATGCATATACTCACTTAGTATTAATgcgataatataaatagctttgcattttttataataatttgaaaacTCGTAtctaattatttttgtgttaatttttatttcttcctTTTTTCCGTTAAAAAGTAACAAAAAAAGGTGtgtgaaaaaattataaaattataaattttttcatatatatccCTAAACTGAATAAGTATAACCATttcataattaataaagttactgaaaaattatatattatatatgaaaatagaaaaagtattcaatataataaaatactaCTATATcgatagaaaaaaataaatatatttaaaattttcaatcatattataaatttatgttttattgaGATAACGGGGCAGATAGTTTtccaataaataaaagatataaaaaactatagaaaaagaacaatgaagaaacaaaaaatatatggaaaataaaaaagaagataaaatttgaatatGACAAGGCgtaaagaaaaatgaaaaacatataaattcaaaaaaatgagcataattaaaaatgttaataataatgacaataaaaatgcGCAATGTAATGATAACAAAGATATAACTAGCGAAGTCAATGATTCACAATTTATCgataatcaaataaaatgcaAAGCCCCAAAAGAAAATCAAACTAAAGAACAAATGGGGAAAACAATAAcaagaaaagaaataaaagcaaataataataccaATAGCCCATTATCAATTGATAATAGTAGCTATGAACAAAATAGTGataaaattcaaaatgAAGAAGAGGAATTGATTCAGGTCGATACTAGTTTATTAAATGCGATTAAACAAGaaagtgaaaatatatatgataaaagtTTCTTACTAAATAATAacgaaaataatgaaaatcgaaaaattgaaaaaaatagtatatatgataggaattatttaaatcataaacatgaaaatatttatataatatcgcgtaaaaatgaaaagcgtttgaaaaaaaataaaacaaatattcatattgaATCACACCCAAATGATATCACAGATTCAATAAGCATAAACAATGgtgaaattaataattgtgCGATTAATCGCACTTCGACACATAGCAATGTAACTCACAAAAGCCGATctaataacaaaaataaagacgaatattattattttggaGAATATGAGCAAAAGCGAGCCAGCTTAAAGAAAGACTATTCTGATTACAGTGACAGTGATGATTCTTATGTAAGTGATTTTAGCAATACTGAATTAGAAGAAAAAGGaaattgtttttgttttatgagaaaaaggagaaaaaaaattaataataatgacatGATAGATAATTTGAATGGCATAGTAAAAAGTGATACCGAtggaaaaatgaaaaaatacacacgcaatgaagtaaaaaatatggattggcttatatatacaattcgATATATGGATTATAGACGACTAAGAAGGCGATTTAATGGAATAAGAAAACCAATATCAAAAAAGATAGTTTTTATGATAACactattttgtttaatacTAATTTCGTgggaatattttaaaatatctcttgaaaataataaattaagtATAAGTTTTGAAATTCAaacatcatttttattttttgtcgAAGCAGCATTGGCTATTATTGGTGTAATAATGTTTGCAAAGTTTCAAACACGTTTAAGTTTACATTGGCCTATATATGCatcttatatatttataatatgtgcatctatattattaatattttataaaaataataatgaagaaattgaaaattCCAAAGGTGAACACATTTTAATGATATACGGTATAGTGCAATTatctttaataataatagtaaaaataataatatatattggtCCAATTTTAGCACTTTATGGATTTTTTTGTCCTTGTACCGAGCATTGCaggatattaaaaaaaaaagtatcaactaataaattaaatataactaTAAGTCGATATAATGATTTTGCAGGAATGTGTGGAAACGATTTCTGTTGCTTATGTTTATGTGCATATCGATCTTTTTATCGTCTTATAAACTGTTTTTACGAAAAGTTTTCAAATTTACGTTTAAAAATGCGACCAaatcatataaatgaaGCACCATTTAGCCATCAATTAAGATATAAAGGAAGAACAGATATTTATGGAAAACCCCATGGATATGGAGAATGGATAGAAGATCATTCATTTGGTGAAAAATTAAGAGGGTTTTGGTTTCATGGGTATCCAGTTGGTCCATTTACTTCACAAGAAGTTGGCACTGGATCATTATTTGTAAATACAAGAGTTGGATTTGCGGCATGTATAGGTAAAGATTGGTCTGATGTTAGATATGGTGTATCATGCACAGAATGTTCTATTAGTGggcatttttttaatgatttTCCTTTAAcgcatttttttaatccaAAAATTgctaaaaatgaaaatggaaGATTGCCAAATAATAGATATGATATTATAATC
Encoded here:
- a CDS encoding ADP-ribosylation factor, putative translates to MGNTATNTVIKNTNPDTKKYNILILGLNGSGKTTLLYHNIIPEWSNITSSMEPTISYHYEEMRNIWQLIYRNIMANAVLYVINIMDISDEAVTENNSLISLLLNDECLQTSCIVLVFNTFNEVDKIDETTKNELLIRYKIKDLIDNYGNRIHHIFLDCKSCKLDKNWMNLMHQISYYF